A window of the Henckelia pumila isolate YLH828 chromosome 3, ASM3356847v2, whole genome shotgun sequence genome harbors these coding sequences:
- the LOC140887880 gene encoding uncharacterized protein has protein sequence MEGTTLFPNRPALTIQPTKPISLPNPPRLRFNTSTLPLPSLLPQQNPQQSSTHSHSFPFDSLLQHLLHISSPVKSSSTQSYAVLSHNQDSLPARFKKDEVRSIAIPVLGANGLIDDGSLDFLPLKCKFMLESISQQPFSSLCCFFDSVKFELLQDVDLISLLKGLDLSGHSEKAIMLFEWVVLNLDVSDDDLLDDQVIELMVKILGRESQHLVTSNLFDVIPLEDFRLDVRAWTTILHAYSRSAKYEKAIALFGIMKDIGSCPTLVTYNVMLDVYGKKGRSWDKILELLDEIRRVGLEFDEFTCSTVISACGREGLLKEAKTFFHDLKSNGYVPGTVTYNALLQAFGKAGIYNEALNVLKEMEENNCPPDSVTYNELVAASVRAGFHEEGAALISTMTQKGIMPNAVTYTTLIDAYGKAGKEDRALSFFKLMKESGCVPNVCTYNSILGMLGKKSRTEEMMEIVSDMKSNGCTPNRVTWNTLLAMCGNRGMYNYVNRVFQEMKSCGFEPDRDTFNTLISAYGRCGSEMNAGKMYNEMIKVGYTPCISTYNALLNALARRGDWRAAESVLLDLRKKSFKPNETSYSLMLHCYSKGGNVRGIEKIAKEIYDGRIFPSWMLLRTLIITNFKSRSLSGMERAFQEFLKKGYKPDLVLFNSMLSIFARNRMYERAHNILHLIQENGLEPDLVTYNSLMDMYARAGDCWRAQEVLSGLKESGGKPDLVSYNTVIKGFCRQGLMQEAMRTFTEMTNRGIRPCIVTFNTFIAGFSARGFFVEVNEMISYMIQHNCRPNELTYNTAVDGYCKAKKYQDAMDFVSQITEKDTCCDELILQRLATRIRENIES, from the coding sequence ATGGAAGGAACCACCCTTTTCCCCAACAGACCTGCTTTAACAATCCAACCCACCAAGCCAATTTCGCTGCCAAATCCTCCGCGCCTCAGATTCAACACTTCCACGCTCCCTCTCCCTAGTTTGTTgccccaacaaaatcctcagcAATCATCCACGCACTCGCACTCCTTTCCATTCGATTCCCTCCTCCAGCATCTTCTTCACATTTCTTCTCCGGTTAAATCTTCGTCGACTCAATCCTATGCGGTTCTCTCTCATAATCAAGATTCTTTGCCTGCCCGGTTCAAGAAAGATGAGGTTCGTTCGATTGCAATCCCTGTACTTGGTGCCAACGGTCTGATAGATGACGGGTCGCTGGATTTTCTTCCTTTGAAGTGTAAGTTCATGCTTGAGTCAATCTCGCAGCAGCCCTTTTCGAGTTTGTGTTGTTTCTTTGATTCTGTGAAGTTCGAGTTGCTTCAAGATGTTGATTTGATTAGTTTACTCAAAGGGTTGGACCTTTCTGGTCATAGTGAGAAGGCGATTATGTTGTTTGAATGGGTTGTGCTTAATTTGGATGTGAGTGATGACGATTTATTAGATGATCAAGTTATTGAATTGATGGTTAAAATTCTTGGCAGGGAGTCTCAGCATTTGGTCACTTCGAATTTGTTTGATGTGATTCCGTTAGAAGATTTTAGGCTAGATGTTCGGGCATGGACTACTATTTTACATGCATATTCACGTAGTGCAAAGTATGAGAAGGCGATAGCTTTATTTGGTATTATGAAGGATATAGGATCGTGCCCAACCCTTGTTACTTACAATGTGATGTTGGATGTTTACGGAAAAAAGGGGCGATCTTGGGATAAAATTTTAGAGCTTTTGGATGAGATAAGGAGAGTTGGACTTGAATTTGATGAGTTCACTTGTAGTACCGTGATATCTGCATGTGGGAGAGAAGGGTTGTTGAAGGAAGCCAAGACATTCTTTCATGATCTAAAGTCGAATGGTTATGTTCCGGGTACAGTTACCTATAATGCTTTGCTTCAAGCATTTGGGAAGGCTGGAATTTACAATGAGGCTTTGAATGTTTTGAAAGAAATGGAGGAGAATAATTGCCCTCCTGACTCGGTAACTTATAATGAACTTGTGGCTGCATCTGTAAGGGCGGGCTTTCACGAGGAAGGAGCAGCCTTAATCAGCACCATGACACAAAAGGGTATAATGCCGAATGCTGTCACTTATACTACTTTGATTGATGCATATGGAAAAGCTGGAAAGGAGGACAGAGCATTGAGTTTTTTCAAATTAATGAAGGAATCTGGATGTGTCCCTAACGTGTGTACTTATAATTCTATTCTTGGGATGCTCGGTAAGAAGTCACGAACTGAAGAGATGATGGAAATAGTAAGCGATATGAAATCCAATGGTTGTACACCAAATCGTGTCACTTGGAATACCCTTCTTGCTATGTGTGGCAACAGAGGGATGTACAACTACGTTAACCGTGTTTTCCAAGAGATGAAGAGTTGTGGCTTTGAACCAGATCGAGATACTTTTAATACTTTGATTAGTGCATATGGAAGGTGTGGATCAGAAATGAATGCCGGAAAAATGTACAATGAGATGATTAAAGTGGGATATACTCCTTGTATCTCCACTTATAATGCACTTCTAAATGCCTTGGCTCGCAGAGGAGATTGGAGGGCTGCTGAGTCCGTACTTCTAGACCTGAGAAAGAAGAGTTTCAAGCCCAACGAAACCTCGTATTCGTTGATGCTCCATTGCTACTCAAAAGGAGGAAATGTGAGGggaatcgaaaagattgctAAAGAAATTTATGATGGTCGCATATTTCCCAGCTGGATGCTTTTGAGAACTctgattatcacaaattttaaGTCTAGATCACTCTCAGGCATGGAGAGAGCATTTCAAGAATTCTTGAAAAAAGGGTACAAACCCGATTTGGTGCTCTTCAATTCCATGCTTTCCATTTTTGCTCGGAACCGGATGTATGAACGAGCTCACAATATACTGCATCTGATTCAAGAAAACGGGTTGGAGCCGGATCTAGTTACCTATAATAGCTTGATGGATATGTACGCGAGGGCGGGTGACTGTTGGAGAGCACAAGAAGTCCTCAGTGGACTTAAAGAGTCAGGTGGGAAGCCGGATCTCGTGTCATATAACACTGTCATCAAAGGGTTTTGTAGGCAAGGGCTCATGCAGGAGGCGATGAGGACTTTTACAGAGATGACAAATAGAGGGATTCGGCCCTGTATCGTCACCTTTAATACATTCATTGCCGGATTCTCTGCGCGCGGGTTTTTCGTGGAAGTGAATGAAATGATCAGTTATATGATTCAGCATAACTGCAGACCGAATGAACTTACATATAACACTGCTGTCGATGGTTATTGTAAGGCTAAAAAGTACCAAGACGCCATGGATTTCGTGTCACAAATCACAGAAAAGGACACTTGTTGCGACGAGCTAATTTTGCAACGGTTAGCTACTCGAATCAGGGAAAATATTGAATCATAA